The proteins below are encoded in one region of Natronobacterium texcoconense:
- a CDS encoding site-2 protease family protein produces the protein MDDVDRPGFETSSITDSDLEAGPSLERIESVFAVYERQVEGETLVYYGDPLVQPEQILRELWPVFREDGYDLEVGTRHGEYVLVAEPTSVGIDGIPWTNILLLGLTVVSTLFAGSMWYYIDPFSNPEEIWRAWPFTVAILGVLGVHEMGHYVMSRYHQVDASLPYFIPIPTLIGTMGAVIKMKGHMPNRKALFDIGVAGPLAGLAATVVVTVVGLHLPPVTAPETIVQNAEAQIQLGYPPLLEMLASAFDQPLYRDDPATAVNPVVIGGWVGMFVTFLNLIPVGQLDGGHILRAMAGNTQETIAALVPGALFGLAAYLYYVAGYGINSVLIWGIWGLFTAVLASVGPARPIEDESLDWGRFVLGIVTFGLGMLCFMQVPIVVIQ, from the coding sequence ATGGACGACGTCGACCGGCCCGGGTTCGAAACGTCTTCTATAACGGATTCCGATCTCGAAGCAGGGCCATCCCTCGAGCGGATCGAGTCGGTGTTTGCCGTCTACGAGCGCCAGGTCGAAGGTGAGACGCTCGTCTACTACGGCGATCCGCTCGTCCAGCCCGAACAGATACTCCGGGAACTGTGGCCCGTCTTCCGCGAGGACGGGTACGACCTCGAGGTCGGGACGCGCCACGGGGAGTACGTCCTCGTCGCCGAACCCACGAGCGTCGGCATCGACGGAATCCCGTGGACGAACATCCTGTTGCTCGGGCTGACGGTCGTTTCGACGCTGTTTGCCGGATCGATGTGGTACTACATCGACCCGTTTTCGAATCCGGAAGAGATCTGGCGTGCCTGGCCGTTCACGGTGGCTATCCTGGGCGTTCTCGGCGTCCACGAGATGGGACACTACGTCATGAGTCGGTACCACCAGGTCGACGCCTCACTCCCGTACTTCATTCCGATCCCGACGCTGATCGGGACGATGGGTGCGGTGATCAAGATGAAAGGCCACATGCCCAACCGCAAGGCGCTCTTCGACATCGGCGTCGCCGGCCCGCTCGCGGGCCTCGCCGCCACGGTCGTCGTTACGGTCGTCGGCCTCCACCTCCCACCGGTCACTGCACCGGAAACGATCGTCCAGAACGCCGAAGCCCAGATTCAACTGGGGTATCCGCCGCTGCTCGAGATGCTCGCGTCGGCGTTCGATCAGCCGCTGTACCGTGACGATCCGGCAACTGCGGTGAACCCGGTAGTCATCGGCGGCTGGGTCGGCATGTTCGTCACCTTCCTCAACCTGATTCCGGTCGGCCAGCTCGACGGTGGTCACATCCTGCGGGCGATGGCCGGCAACACCCAGGAGACGATCGCCGCGCTCGTCCCCGGTGCCCTGTTCGGTCTCGCCGCCTACCTCTACTACGTGGCCGGTTACGGGATCAACTCCGTGCTCATCTGGGGTATCTGGGGACTGTTCACCGCGGTACTCGCATCCGTCGGCCCGGCACGGCCGATCGAGGACGAGTCGCTCGACTGGGGTCGATTCGTCCTCGGAATCGTCACCTTCGGACTCGGGATGCTCTGTTTCATGCAGGTCCCGATCGTGGTCATCCAGTAG
- a CDS encoding DUF7123 family protein, whose translation MSMSTTSQPSTETKERRLKRYLRERAEDGEMYFKGKFIADDVDLSPKEIGALMVKLSDSATDLEIEKWSYTSATTWRVEPA comes from the coding sequence ATGTCGATGAGCACGACATCACAACCCTCCACGGAAACCAAGGAACGCCGCCTGAAACGCTACCTTCGCGAACGCGCCGAGGACGGAGAGATGTACTTCAAAGGGAAGTTTATCGCCGACGACGTCGATCTCTCCCCCAAGGAGATCGGTGCGCTGATGGTCAAACTCTCCGACTCGGCGACCGACCTCGAGATCGAGAAGTGGTCGTACACGAGCGCCACGACGTGGCGCGTCGAACCCGCCTGA
- a CDS encoding molybdopterin synthase, producing MHVLGVTDHDASDDAVERVVDRVVDRLSRAGRVGVVRYDATIADGTHAPYPRESIALGGDVTYDLGADGDWTATGTGMNVGDALDRLAVTCEYAVVVGVSELRYPSIAVGSKAADLPDDDSLLAAVESPGELAVDETERDLVDTLEATEPYETLESLVDRVKRSPKADRSGAIATFTGRVRAKDGEDDARTEYLEFEKYEGVADERMATIETELEDREGVLEVELYHRTGVVEDGEDIVFVVVLAGHREEAFRTVEDGINRLKDEVPLFKKEVTVEDEFWVHDRP from the coding sequence ATGCACGTACTCGGTGTTACCGACCACGACGCGAGCGACGACGCCGTCGAGCGGGTCGTCGATCGGGTCGTCGACCGCCTCTCTCGAGCGGGACGCGTCGGGGTCGTCAGATACGACGCGACGATCGCCGACGGAACTCACGCTCCCTATCCTCGCGAGTCGATCGCACTCGGCGGCGACGTCACCTACGACCTCGGGGCCGACGGCGACTGGACGGCGACGGGGACGGGGATGAACGTCGGGGACGCGCTCGACCGGCTCGCGGTCACCTGTGAGTACGCCGTCGTCGTCGGCGTCTCGGAACTGCGCTATCCCTCGATCGCCGTCGGCTCGAAGGCTGCAGACCTCCCAGACGACGACTCGCTGCTCGCGGCCGTCGAATCGCCCGGCGAACTCGCCGTCGACGAGACCGAACGAGATCTCGTCGACACCCTCGAGGCGACCGAACCCTACGAAACGCTCGAGTCGCTCGTCGACCGCGTCAAACGCTCGCCGAAGGCCGACCGGTCGGGCGCGATTGCGACCTTTACCGGCCGCGTCCGGGCGAAAGACGGCGAGGACGACGCCCGCACGGAGTACCTCGAGTTCGAAAAGTACGAGGGCGTCGCCGACGAGCGGATGGCGACCATCGAGACAGAACTCGAGGACCGTGAGGGTGTTCTCGAGGTCGAACTCTACCACCGCACGGGCGTCGTCGAGGACGGTGAGGACATCGTCTTCGTCGTCGTCCTCGCTGGACACCGAGAAGAGGCGTTTCGGACGGTCGAAGACGGTATCAACCGGCTAAAAGACGAGGTGCCGCTGTTCAAGAAGGAAGTGACGGTCGAAGACGAGTTCTGGGTCCACGACCGGCCCTGA
- a CDS encoding CapA family protein has product MAREFRIGFTGDVMLGRLVDERHQGRSPDAVWGTVLERLQDLDALVINLECCLSTRGRKWRRTNRPFHFRADPDWAIPALEEAGVDVCALANNHVLDYEEVALRDTLEHLDGAGIEHTGAGETVDEALEPAVRSVDGLEVAVVSLTDNTREYAADEESPGTAWIKIDVEDDRTIERTREALERAQATDPDLLVASLHWGPNMVEEPPDSFREFGRWLVEEGVDVVHGHSAHVFQGIEVHEGRSILYDAGDFVDDYRVDPELRNDRSFLFVLTVSPDGTPRELRLHPTEIENCVVHEAGSDAAEWSRERMRELSEPFGTEFNREKETLVLSLERA; this is encoded by the coding sequence ATGGCACGCGAGTTCCGGATCGGTTTCACCGGTGACGTCATGCTCGGTCGGCTGGTCGACGAGCGACACCAGGGTCGATCGCCCGACGCGGTGTGGGGAACCGTCCTCGAGCGCCTTCAGGACCTCGACGCGCTCGTGATCAACCTCGAGTGCTGTCTCTCGACGCGCGGACGGAAGTGGCGACGGACGAATCGTCCCTTCCACTTCCGTGCCGACCCCGACTGGGCGATTCCGGCGCTCGAGGAGGCCGGCGTCGACGTCTGCGCGCTGGCGAACAACCACGTGCTGGACTACGAGGAGGTCGCGCTGCGGGACACGCTCGAGCATCTCGACGGGGCGGGGATCGAACACACGGGTGCTGGCGAGACGGTCGACGAGGCGCTCGAGCCAGCGGTTCGTTCGGTCGACGGGCTCGAGGTTGCGGTCGTCTCGCTGACGGACAATACGCGGGAGTACGCGGCCGACGAGGAGTCGCCGGGGACCGCCTGGATCAAGATAGACGTAGAGGATGACCGGACGATCGAACGAACGCGCGAGGCCCTCGAGCGCGCCCAGGCGACCGATCCCGACCTGCTCGTCGCTTCGTTACACTGGGGGCCGAACATGGTCGAGGAGCCGCCCGACTCGTTCCGCGAGTTCGGTCGCTGGCTGGTCGAGGAGGGGGTCGACGTCGTTCACGGCCACAGCGCCCACGTCTTCCAGGGGATCGAAGTCCACGAGGGGCGTTCGATACTCTACGACGCGGGCGACTTCGTCGACGACTACCGGGTCGATCCGGAGCTACGAAACGACCGGAGTTTCCTGTTCGTCCTGACGGTCTCGCCGGACGGAACGCCTCGAGAGCTACGACTCCACCCGACCGAAATCGAGAACTGTGTCGTCCACGAGGCAGGTTCCGACGCCGCCGAGTGGTCCCGCGAGCGGATGCGAGAGCTATCCGAACCGTTCGGAACCGAGTTCAACCGTGAAAAAGAGACGCTGGTGCTGTCGCTCGAGCGAGCGTAA
- the pyrH gene encoding UMP kinase has protein sequence MKVVVSIGGSVLVPEPGADRVAEHAAVIEDLVEDGCRVGAVVGGGGVAREYIGAARDLGANEIELDQLGIDVTRLNARLLIAALGEDAVTAPAEDYDEAGESLRRGDVSVMGGVAPAQTTDAVGAALAEYIDADLLVYATSVPGVYSDDPNESDDATKYEELSASDLVDAIAGLEMNAGASAPVDLLAAKIIERSGMRTIVLDGTDPDRIARAVRHGDHEGTDVIPDGVGEEPTYWAGDEDDLEE, from the coding sequence ATGAAAGTGGTCGTTTCTATCGGCGGGAGCGTACTCGTGCCCGAACCGGGCGCGGATCGGGTGGCCGAACACGCTGCCGTCATCGAGGACCTCGTAGAGGACGGCTGTCGGGTCGGCGCCGTCGTCGGCGGGGGTGGCGTCGCACGCGAGTACATCGGAGCAGCCCGTGATCTCGGGGCAAACGAGATCGAACTCGATCAGTTGGGGATCGACGTCACGCGGCTCAACGCTCGCCTGCTCATCGCGGCACTAGGCGAGGACGCCGTCACCGCGCCCGCGGAGGACTACGACGAGGCCGGCGAGTCGCTTCGCCGCGGCGACGTCTCGGTCATGGGTGGGGTCGCACCGGCCCAGACGACCGACGCCGTCGGCGCCGCGCTCGCGGAGTACATCGACGCCGACCTGCTCGTCTACGCGACGAGCGTCCCCGGCGTCTACAGCGACGACCCCAACGAGTCCGACGACGCCACGAAGTACGAAGAACTCTCGGCGAGCGACCTCGTCGACGCCATCGCCGGCCTCGAGATGAACGCTGGCGCGTCCGCACCCGTCGACCTGCTCGCCGCGAAGATCATCGAGCGCTCGGGGATGCGAACGATCGTCCTCGACGGTACCGACCCCGACCGGATCGCCCGCGCAGTTCGCCACGGCGATCACGAGGGAACCGACGTGATTCCGGACGGCGTCGGCGAGGAGCCGACTTACTGGGCCGGAGACGAAGACGATCTCGAGGAATGA
- the lysS gene encoding lysine--tRNA ligase, with product MTDDDHATDAAISPYTLQRDDLETRHAFWADTVADHIESRDPEEPIVIKGGISPSGVPHLGNVNEIMRGYFVAEVLRERGHEVRQVFTADDRDPLRGLPRTLCDLEGNLVDLGEVDAGALGRNLGAPYTDIPDPFGCCNSYGDHFSQIIADSADAVDVPIDLLSNTELYENGDLEDVTRFVLEHRDRAREVLSKYQDKVDANGDYVPFNPICEECGKVTETVTSVDLKGDEPTVDYECTDMDAGDQTIDGCGHEGTATLREGKMPWRFEWPAQWKELGVDFEPFGKDHAEGSWPSGEDVSRNVFETEPPVPMVYEWFTLEGEPFSSSKGNVILVSDVLELLEPEVLRYFFAKDPSKARDFSIERLDQLVDEFDRLERIYFGEVEADEDEQAFAERVIPLVVEEPREERVRLPYTFAAVLGMFDDPDLREDVARKEGHIPDDAPEWAVEGALARVERARNWARRTGNEFDYELKRSEIPDHEFDTATEDALEELADFVEAGHGPEEIQGEIYETAKRHDVDVGEFFSAGYRLFFDEDQGPKLGPFLAKVDREFVVARLRRER from the coding sequence ATGACCGACGACGACCACGCCACGGACGCGGCGATCAGCCCGTACACTCTCCAGCGCGACGACCTCGAGACACGACACGCGTTCTGGGCGGATACGGTCGCAGACCACATCGAATCCCGCGACCCCGAGGAGCCGATCGTCATCAAGGGCGGCATCTCTCCCTCCGGCGTTCCCCACCTCGGCAACGTCAACGAAATCATGCGCGGTTACTTCGTCGCCGAGGTCCTTCGAGAACGCGGCCACGAGGTCCGCCAGGTGTTCACCGCAGACGACCGCGACCCGCTTCGCGGGCTTCCACGGACCCTCTGTGACCTCGAAGGGAACCTCGTCGACCTGGGCGAAGTCGACGCTGGTGCGCTCGGCCGGAATCTCGGCGCGCCGTACACCGACATTCCGGATCCCTTCGGCTGCTGTAACTCCTACGGCGACCACTTCTCGCAGATCATCGCCGACAGCGCCGACGCCGTCGACGTCCCGATCGACCTGCTCTCGAACACCGAACTGTACGAAAACGGCGACCTGGAGGACGTTACCCGGTTCGTCCTCGAGCACCGGGATCGAGCACGCGAGGTCCTCTCGAAGTACCAGGACAAGGTGGACGCGAACGGGGACTACGTCCCCTTCAACCCGATCTGCGAGGAGTGTGGGAAGGTTACGGAGACGGTCACGAGCGTGGACCTCAAGGGCGACGAGCCCACAGTCGACTACGAGTGCACCGACATGGACGCCGGCGATCAGACGATCGACGGCTGCGGCCACGAGGGGACCGCCACGCTCCGCGAGGGCAAGATGCCCTGGCGGTTCGAGTGGCCCGCCCAGTGGAAAGAACTCGGCGTCGACTTCGAGCCGTTCGGGAAGGACCACGCCGAAGGATCGTGGCCCAGCGGCGAGGACGTCTCGCGCAACGTCTTCGAGACTGAGCCACCCGTCCCGATGGTCTACGAGTGGTTCACGCTCGAGGGCGAGCCGTTCTCCTCTTCGAAGGGCAACGTCATCCTCGTCTCGGACGTCCTCGAGTTGCTCGAGCCCGAGGTCCTGCGGTACTTCTTCGCGAAAGACCCCTCGAAGGCTCGTGACTTCAGCATCGAACGCCTCGACCAGCTAGTCGACGAGTTCGACCGCCTCGAGCGGATCTACTTCGGCGAGGTCGAAGCCGACGAGGACGAGCAGGCGTTTGCCGAACGCGTCATCCCGCTCGTAGTGGAGGAACCGCGAGAGGAGCGCGTTCGCCTCCCCTACACCTTCGCTGCGGTACTCGGAATGTTCGACGACCCCGACCTGCGCGAGGACGTCGCTCGCAAGGAAGGTCACATCCCCGACGATGCGCCCGAGTGGGCCGTCGAGGGCGCGCTTGCCCGCGTCGAACGCGCACGCAACTGGGCGCGACGCACGGGCAACGAGTTCGACTACGAACTCAAGCGCAGCGAGATTCCCGACCACGAGTTCGACACAGCGACGGAGGACGCACTCGAGGAACTGGCTGACTTCGTCGAGGCGGGCCACGGCCCCGAGGAGATCCAGGGCGAGATCTACGAGACGGCAAAGCGCCACGACGTCGACGTCGGCGAGTTCTTCTCGGCGGGCTACCGCCTGTTCTTCGACGAGGACCAGGGGCCGAAACTCGGTCCGTTCCTCGCGAAGGTCGACCGGGAGTTCGTCGTCGCCCGACTGCGCCGCGAACGGTAG
- a CDS encoding site-2 protease family protein: protein MDYGLVAAISPPELFGSELLTWVVVGLALYWGAIIALKQADLLPDFVGTQGPILTFHTTRGREFLDWLSGPKRFWRAWANIGIGISLVVMVAMFGFLLLAAISALSAPQPTSVQQPRNVLVIPGVNDFLPLSATPGIVFGLLVGLVVHEGGHGLLCRVEDINIESMGIAMLAIIPFGAFVEPDQKSSKDASRGGQTRMFAAGVTNNFAITLVAFALLFGPIAGSIAVAPGAAVGGVEPGTPAAEAGIEPGDRITAVEGVAVENNEELAERIEATDSDRVSVELNGERTVDAERSLLVSTAIETDAIDLEAGDAIAAVEGQEVATEGELIEAVGDEEIATLEVDTGNDGETDEREIPIGVLVGIADDGPLANAGAPGGEQFIITEFDGERVHSQEILNERLATTHPGDEATVAGYLDGDRVEYEVTLGDRSQVTGGGTVGFHALQGVSGFSAEPLGVQLYPAEEYLAVLGGDGESSFGAFADSFLGKIGIAILLPIIGVIGQLPFNFAGFTGGIENFYQVQGALASVGDSTVFILANLLFWTGWINVQLGFFNCIPAFPLDGGHILRTSTEAVVSRLPIESTRRMVRMVTTSVGLTMLFSFLVMLFAPGLLAG, encoded by the coding sequence ATGGATTACGGTCTCGTTGCTGCCATCTCACCGCCCGAACTCTTCGGTTCGGAACTCCTGACGTGGGTCGTCGTCGGCCTGGCTCTCTACTGGGGCGCGATCATCGCGCTCAAGCAGGCCGATCTGCTCCCCGACTTCGTCGGCACGCAAGGGCCCATTCTGACCTTCCACACCACGCGCGGCCGCGAGTTTCTCGACTGGCTCTCTGGGCCGAAACGATTCTGGCGAGCCTGGGCCAATATCGGCATCGGCATCTCGCTGGTCGTGATGGTCGCGATGTTCGGCTTCCTCCTACTTGCGGCCATCAGCGCACTCTCTGCACCACAGCCGACGTCAGTCCAGCAACCGCGAAACGTCCTCGTCATTCCCGGCGTCAACGACTTCCTGCCGCTGTCGGCCACGCCCGGCATCGTCTTCGGCCTCCTCGTCGGACTGGTCGTCCACGAAGGTGGCCACGGCCTGCTCTGTCGGGTCGAAGATATCAACATCGAGTCGATGGGGATCGCGATGCTCGCGATCATCCCGTTCGGCGCGTTCGTCGAACCCGACCAGAAAAGCAGCAAGGACGCCTCGAGAGGCGGACAAACGCGGATGTTCGCCGCTGGCGTCACGAACAACTTCGCGATCACGCTCGTGGCCTTCGCCCTGCTCTTCGGCCCGATTGCGGGTTCGATCGCCGTCGCACCCGGTGCCGCCGTCGGCGGCGTCGAGCCAGGGACACCTGCAGCGGAGGCGGGCATCGAACCCGGCGACCGCATCACCGCGGTCGAAGGAGTCGCCGTCGAGAACAACGAGGAACTCGCCGAACGGATCGAGGCGACCGATAGTGACCGCGTCTCGGTCGAGTTAAACGGCGAACGAACGGTCGACGCCGAACGATCCTTGCTCGTCAGCACAGCCATCGAGACCGACGCGATCGACCTCGAGGCCGGCGATGCGATCGCCGCCGTCGAAGGGCAAGAGGTCGCGACCGAAGGCGAGTTGATCGAAGCGGTCGGCGACGAGGAAATCGCAACGCTCGAGGTCGATACAGGCAACGACGGCGAGACCGACGAACGCGAGATACCGATCGGTGTGCTCGTCGGAATCGCCGACGACGGACCGCTCGCCAACGCCGGTGCGCCGGGCGGCGAGCAGTTCATCATCACCGAGTTCGACGGGGAGCGAGTCCACTCACAGGAGATCCTGAACGAGCGACTCGCAACGACCCATCCCGGCGACGAGGCCACCGTCGCGGGATATCTCGACGGCGACCGCGTCGAGTACGAGGTGACCCTCGGCGATCGGAGCCAGGTGACCGGCGGCGGAACCGTCGGCTTCCACGCCCTACAGGGCGTCTCCGGCTTCTCGGCCGAACCGCTCGGCGTCCAGCTCTATCCGGCCGAAGAGTACCTGGCAGTCCTCGGCGGGGACGGCGAGAGTAGCTTCGGTGCGTTCGCCGACAGCTTCCTCGGCAAAATCGGTATCGCGATTCTGTTACCGATCATCGGCGTCATCGGCCAGCTTCCGTTCAACTTCGCCGGCTTCACGGGTGGTATCGAGAACTTCTATCAGGTCCAGGGAGCACTCGCTTCCGTCGGCGACTCGACGGTGTTTATCCTGGCGAACCTGCTGTTCTGGACCGGCTGGATCAACGTCCAGCTCGGCTTCTTCAACTGCATCCCGGCGTTCCCACTCGACGGTGGACACATTCTCCGGACCAGTACGGAAGCGGTCGTCTCCCGACTGCCAATCGAGAGCACTCGTCGGATGGTCCGAATGGTGACGACTTCCGTCGGGCTGACCATGCTGTTTAGCTTCCTCGTGATGCTGTTCGCACCGGGACTGCTCGCTGGGTAG
- a CDS encoding formyltransferase family protein: protein MSAANPTTVGILTESFLYEWQVRAIERLRDEPGVELSLVVQNAGNEDHEAESWNSKDRITLEDVLEFFDVFRQERAWTFVLAERTIGRLLGDEQPLWHRHSTENVDALANVDHLECEPRTEDGWNELPDDVVDELADRCDVVVRFGFGLVRGDVLTAPKHGVISFHPADIRKYRGMGPPAIFHDGQDRAGSTLQRLDESIDGGEIVTYDEVSLEGCYTLWDVFDRLATVQIRLLTEGVTRLGDPTFEPESVPDERLGDFYYRDQRRSVPFAARVLSKNLTGRVRKRLERQEATDERVSPDGQIEREKTVESGD from the coding sequence ATGTCCGCTGCCAATCCAACGACGGTCGGGATCCTGACGGAGTCGTTTCTCTACGAGTGGCAAGTCCGTGCGATAGAACGATTGCGTGACGAACCGGGGGTCGAACTCTCGCTCGTCGTCCAGAACGCCGGGAACGAAGACCACGAAGCCGAGTCGTGGAACTCGAAGGACCGAATTACACTCGAGGACGTCCTCGAGTTTTTCGACGTGTTCCGGCAGGAACGAGCCTGGACGTTCGTTCTCGCCGAACGAACCATCGGTAGACTGCTCGGAGACGAACAACCGCTCTGGCACCGTCACTCGACCGAGAACGTCGATGCGCTGGCCAACGTCGACCACCTCGAGTGTGAACCACGGACGGAAGACGGCTGGAACGAACTTCCCGACGACGTCGTCGACGAACTCGCCGACCGCTGTGACGTCGTCGTCCGATTCGGCTTCGGTCTCGTTCGCGGTGACGTCCTGACGGCACCGAAACACGGCGTCATTAGCTTCCATCCCGCGGACATCCGCAAGTATCGAGGGATGGGGCCGCCGGCGATCTTCCACGACGGGCAGGATCGGGCTGGCTCGACGCTCCAGCGGTTAGACGAATCGATCGATGGCGGCGAAATCGTTACTTACGACGAGGTGTCACTCGAGGGGTGTTACACGCTCTGGGACGTGTTCGATCGGCTCGCAACGGTACAGATTCGGCTCCTGACCGAGGGAGTCACCAGACTGGGGGATCCGACGTTCGAACCCGAGTCCGTCCCCGACGAACGACTCGGTGACTTCTACTACCGGGACCAGCGTCGATCGGTGCCGTTCGCGGCGCGAGTCCTCTCGAAAAATCTCACGGGGCGTGTCCGGAAGCGACTCGAGCGCCAGGAGGCGACCGACGAGCGAGTCAGTCCCGACGGACAGATAGAGCGGGAGAAGACGGTCGAGTCCGGGGACTGA
- a CDS encoding PadR family transcriptional regulator: MRKSGPPKGLIAYLVLELLEEKPRYGYEILKEIKEISGGHWEPSYGSVYPILYKFEEKGWAERIEREDEPDRKYFELTDDGREELEERREESAEKGRDFADVILGFFHVYAAFSTDERFEIPELEGEWRFDEEFSSWVVEQVVRHHEHYFDTEFERIEDRPEEFYERHGIDRED, translated from the coding sequence ATGCGGAAAAGTGGGCCGCCGAAAGGACTCATCGCCTACCTCGTGCTCGAGTTACTCGAGGAGAAACCCAGGTACGGGTACGAGATACTCAAGGAGATCAAGGAGATCAGCGGCGGTCACTGGGAACCGTCCTACGGTTCGGTGTACCCGATCCTCTACAAGTTCGAGGAGAAAGGGTGGGCCGAACGGATCGAGCGGGAGGACGAACCCGATCGGAAGTACTTCGAACTCACCGACGACGGCCGCGAAGAACTCGAGGAGCGCAGGGAAGAGAGCGCGGAGAAAGGACGGGACTTCGCCGACGTCATCCTTGGATTCTTCCACGTGTACGCGGCGTTCTCGACCGACGAGCGGTTCGAGATTCCCGAACTCGAGGGCGAGTGGCGGTTCGACGAGGAGTTCAGTAGCTGGGTCGTCGAACAGGTCGTCCGTCACCACGAACACTACTTCGATACGGAGTTCGAACGGATCGAGGACAGACCCGAGGAGTTCTACGAGCGACACGGGATCGACCGCGAGGACTAA
- a CDS encoding heme-binding protein, translating into MERRTPPRTKEGWYILHDFRTVDWDAWRDAPDHVRERALEEGKEFLADCEHVADAEEGDSATFAMLGHETDLLFMHIRPTMADVEQLGRQFDQTAFAEFTERADSYVSVAEVSDYVTDAYFEEDEEVESTGLSRYLEQKLYPQIPDAEYVNFYPMEKRRDPEYNWYDLPFEDRSEHMSSHGDIGRSYGGKVSQITAGSIGFDDSEWSVSLFADDPANIKNLLAEMRFDPSTSKYAEFGRFYVGRRFEPHDLDAYMAGETVPAEDDASGHPHGEAHSGSEGGHPHGGDAGSPPGSDEDDVRDELEEIGVYAGQPHGEDVYAVVLYSEADADELFEEVDGLRTNFDHYDTHVKTAVYESESGDEDAESAVVSLWETESAADTAAGFLADLPEVVRQAGDDEDDSWGTMGMFYTVEPEHREDFVGTFGDVAGILADMDGHRKTDLLANREDENDMFIASRWDSREDAMQFFRSDEFSETVDYGRDILADRPRHVFLA; encoded by the coding sequence ATGGAACGACGGACACCACCGCGTACCAAGGAGGGCTGGTACATCCTGCACGACTTCCGGACCGTCGACTGGGACGCGTGGCGAGACGCTCCCGATCACGTCCGCGAGCGCGCACTCGAGGAGGGCAAAGAGTTCCTCGCCGACTGCGAGCACGTCGCCGACGCCGAGGAGGGTGACTCCGCGACGTTCGCCATGCTCGGTCACGAGACGGATCTGCTCTTCATGCACATTCGACCGACGATGGCCGACGTCGAACAGCTCGGCCGCCAGTTCGATCAGACGGCGTTCGCCGAGTTCACCGAACGCGCCGACTCGTACGTCTCGGTCGCCGAGGTGTCGGACTACGTGACCGACGCCTACTTCGAGGAAGACGAGGAGGTCGAGAGCACGGGTCTCTCGCGCTATCTCGAGCAGAAACTCTACCCGCAGATTCCGGACGCCGAGTACGTCAACTTCTACCCGATGGAGAAACGGCGCGATCCGGAGTACAACTGGTACGACCTGCCGTTCGAGGACCGATCGGAGCACATGAGCTCTCACGGCGACATCGGCCGCAGCTACGGCGGCAAGGTCAGCCAGATCACCGCCGGCAGCATCGGGTTCGACGACTCCGAGTGGAGCGTCTCGCTGTTCGCCGACGACCCCGCGAACATCAAGAACCTGCTCGCCGAGATGCGCTTCGACCCCTCGACGTCGAAGTACGCCGAGTTCGGCCGGTTCTACGTCGGCCGCCGGTTCGAACCCCACGACCTGGACGCCTACATGGCCGGCGAGACCGTCCCGGCGGAAGACGACGCGAGCGGTCACCCACACGGCGAGGCTCACTCCGGAAGCGAAGGTGGCCACCCACACGGCGGCGACGCCGGCAGCCCGCCGGGTAGCGACGAGGACGACGTCCGCGACGAACTCGAGGAAATCGGCGTCTACGCCGGCCAGCCCCACGGCGAGGACGTCTACGCGGTCGTGCTCTACTCCGAAGCCGACGCCGACGAACTGTTCGAGGAGGTCGACGGCCTCCGGACGAACTTCGACCACTACGACACCCACGTGAAGACGGCGGTGTACGAATCCGAATCCGGTGACGAGGACGCCGAGTCGGCCGTCGTCAGCCTCTGGGAGACCGAAAGCGCCGCGGACACGGCCGCCGGCTTCCTCGCGGACCTCCCCGAAGTCGTGCGGCAGGCAGGCGATGACGAGGACGACTCCTGGGGGACGATGGGGATGTTCTACACCGTCGAACCCGAACACCGCGAAGACTTCGTCGGGACGTTCGGCGACGTCGCCGGGATTCTCGCCGATATGGACGGCCACCGCAAGACCGACCTGCTGGCCAACCGCGAAGACGAGAACGACATGTTCATCGCCAGCCGCTGGGACTCCCGCGAAGACGCCATGCAGTTCTTCCGCAGCGACGAGTTCTCCGAGACGGTCGACTACGGCCGCGACATCCTCGCCGACCGGCCACGACACGTCTTCCTGGCCTGA